From the Saccharomonospora marina XMU15 genome, the window ACCCGCCCAGAACCGGCCCCACACCGGCGGTGACTCACTCCGGTCACTGACTCACTTCCCGCCTGTTTCCCCAGCACACAGCCAGTGACCGGGCCTAGTGAGCGGGCAAGTGAATATCCACTCCCACCCGCGCCACTCACTGGCCCAGTCACTACGCACTCACTACCGCCCCAACCCTCACACCAACCCATAAGAAGGAGCACGCCATGCCATCTCCGCGACCCCACACCACCGCGAACCACGGGAGCCGCAGCAGATGCACACCCCCCACACCAACCCGACAACCACCCCGAACCGCGGGCGAGTGCTCCTGACCGTCGAGGAAGCCGCCCAGCAACTGTCCATCGGCCGAACCACCATGTACGCCCTCATCAAAGCCGGACACATCACCACCGTCCGCATAGGCCACCTCCGCCGCGTACCCGCCGACGCCCTCACCACCTACGTCCAGCAACTCACCAACACCCAGCACACCGCAGCCTGAACACCCAGAGGGACATCACACATGCCACGCAAGAAGCGATCCGAGGGCACCCGACGTCCCAACGGAGCCAGCTCGATCTACCAAGGCAGCGACGGCAAGTGGCACGGCTGGGTCACGATGGGCACCCGCGACGACGGCAAACCCGACCGCCGCCACCTCCAGCGCAAAACCGAAGCCGAAGTCATCGACGCCGTACGCGAGCTCGAGA encodes:
- a CDS encoding excisionase family DNA-binding protein, whose amino-acid sequence is MHTPHTNPTTTPNRGRVLLTVEEAAQQLSIGRTTMYALIKAGHITTVRIGHLRRVPADALTTYVQQLTNTQHTAA